The following proteins are encoded in a genomic region of Synechococcus sp. CBW1002:
- a CDS encoding IS3 family transposase, protein MRKLVDHDHPELSISRQCALLGLPRSTLYYRPTPVRVSTLRIMARIDALYLEDPCSGSRRMVDYLAQDGIPISRDRVRNLMRRMGLRAIYQKPRTTVPGDPSVRFPCLVDLTQVTSVDQVWATDITYIPLQKGFLYLVAIMDLHSRHVLSWRLSNSLDTKFCLEALEMALGGGRRPEIFHSDQGCQFTSADFVARLKGERIQISWSGRKRCYDNILVERLWRTVKYEEVYLRAYSDGWDAEISLARFLWRYCHVRPHSSLGGKTPHAVYTEAEPCSTRPGLTMSGAGTVQ, encoded by the coding sequence CTGCGCAAGCTGGTCGATCACGACCACCCCGAGCTCAGCATCAGCAGGCAGTGTGCGCTGCTGGGGCTGCCTCGATCCACGCTGTACTACCGGCCGACACCGGTCCGTGTATCGACGCTGCGGATCATGGCCAGGATCGATGCTCTCTACCTGGAGGATCCCTGCAGCGGCAGCCGCCGGATGGTGGACTATCTGGCCCAAGATGGTATCCCGATCAGCCGAGATCGAGTGCGAAACCTCATGCGGCGCATGGGATTACGGGCGATCTACCAGAAGCCCCGGACGACGGTTCCAGGTGATCCGTCCGTGCGGTTCCCCTGCCTGGTGGACCTCACGCAGGTCACGTCGGTGGATCAGGTCTGGGCGACCGACATCACCTACATCCCTCTGCAGAAAGGGTTCCTCTATCTGGTGGCGATCATGGATCTCCATTCCAGGCATGTGCTCAGCTGGAGGCTCTCCAACAGCCTTGACACGAAGTTCTGTCTGGAGGCCCTGGAGATGGCCTTGGGAGGCGGCCGTAGGCCAGAGATCTTCCACTCCGATCAAGGCTGTCAGTTCACGTCCGCTGACTTTGTGGCCAGACTCAAAGGGGAGCGGATCCAGATCAGCTGGTCCGGCAGAAAGCGGTGCTACGACAACATCCTTGTTGAACGGCTGTGGAGGACTGTCAAGTACGAGGAGGTCTACCTACGGGCATACAGCGATGGCTGGGACGCTGAAATCAGCCTGGCCCGCTTCCTGTGGCGGTATTGCCATGTAAGACCTCACAGTTCCCTTGGAGGCAAAACTCCCCACGCGGTCTACACTGAGGCCGAACCATGTTCCACCCGTCCTGGGTTAACGATGTCAGGGGCCGGAACTGTCCAATAA
- a CDS encoding transposase, whose product MSKRRTHSPEFKARVAMEAISGRKTIQEIAADHAIHPIQVSQWKRQLLDGASELFTRGKKTKDKEEGQAKEAELFQQIGRLQMELEWLKKKSQLL is encoded by the coding sequence ATGAGCAAGCGCCGCACCCACAGCCCCGAGTTCAAGGCCAGGGTCGCCATGGAGGCGATCAGTGGCCGCAAGACGATCCAGGAGATCGCCGCCGACCACGCCATCCACCCGATCCAGGTGAGCCAGTGGAAGCGGCAGCTCCTGGACGGTGCCAGCGAGCTCTTCACCCGAGGCAAGAAGACCAAGGACAAGGAGGAGGGGCAGGCCAAGGAGGCGGAGCTGTTCCAGCAGATCGGACGGCTGCAGATGGAGCTGGAGTGGCTCAAAAAAAAGTCTCAACTGCTCTGA
- a CDS encoding IS5 family transposase, whose protein sequence is MADQALDRLNPTFCDLYAAEGRPSVPPEQLLLASLLQAFYGIRSERLLLEQLHYNLLFRWFVGLSPDDPIWHPTTFTKNRERLLNEQVMGKFLEKLMGAPEVKPLLSDEHFSVDGTLLQAWASHASLERIDGQDDPPPPPSGPGEGFGAPKPGKKRAKGDFRGIKLSNKTHRSGSDPDALLARKSNAHPAQPSYRGHVLMDNRHALIVDCKVTQATGTGERDAAKAMAADRPGAHQKTIGADKHYDTRGFVAEMRRIGVTPHVVQNTARSGGSAIDGRTTRHVGYAKSIHARRGIEKVFGWIKQWGGLRQFKLRGTEKVSAVFGLNVIAYNLIRLGNLLKPAMAAA, encoded by the coding sequence CTGGCCGATCAGGCCCTCGATCGCCTCAATCCCACCTTCTGTGATCTGTACGCCGCAGAAGGCCGGCCATCAGTGCCGCCGGAGCAACTGCTGCTGGCCTCGTTGCTGCAGGCGTTCTACGGCATCCGCTCGGAGCGGTTGCTGCTCGAGCAGCTCCACTACAACCTGCTGTTCCGCTGGTTTGTGGGGCTGAGCCCAGATGATCCGATCTGGCATCCCACCACATTCACAAAAAACCGGGAGCGGCTGCTGAACGAGCAGGTGATGGGGAAGTTCCTGGAGAAGCTGATGGGTGCTCCGGAGGTCAAGCCGCTGCTCAGTGACGAGCACTTCTCCGTCGATGGCACCTTGCTGCAGGCCTGGGCCTCCCATGCCTCACTGGAGCGGATCGATGGGCAGGACGATCCGCCGCCACCGCCGTCAGGCCCTGGCGAGGGTTTTGGCGCTCCAAAGCCCGGCAAGAAGCGAGCGAAAGGGGATTTCCGAGGCATCAAGCTCAGCAACAAGACCCACCGCTCCGGCAGTGATCCCGACGCCTTGCTGGCCCGGAAATCCAACGCCCACCCGGCTCAACCGAGCTACCGGGGTCATGTGCTCATGGACAACCGCCATGCCCTGATCGTCGATTGCAAGGTCACGCAAGCCACGGGCACCGGGGAGCGGGATGCCGCCAAAGCCATGGCCGCGGATCGTCCCGGTGCCCACCAGAAAACCATCGGTGCCGACAAGCACTACGACACCAGGGGCTTTGTCGCCGAGATGCGCCGCATCGGCGTGACGCCGCACGTGGTGCAGAACACCGCCCGATCTGGTGGTTCCGCCATCGATGGCCGCACCACCCGCCACGTGGGCTACGCCAAGTCGATCCATGCCCGCCGCGGCATCGAGAAGGTGTTTGGCTGGATCAAACAGTGGGGAGGTCTGCGCCAGTTCAAGCTGCGCGGCACCGAGAAGGTGAGTGCGGTGTTCGGCCTGAATGTGATCGCCTACAACCTGATCCGCCTGGGCAACCTGCTCAAACCGGCGATGGCGGCGGCGTGA
- a CDS encoding HlyD family secretion protein, with translation MSASEWDAILNADSSGGSVDFLFSNCKNFFDTSRSEIKRDEYISWLCEKGILLPVDPHLYPTNSKTDSLSSNGSTSSLYQANGSRTDRTKVTTSKEDRKILLFSFNWITSRGLLRPPRALISLQAWLFPLTVILFVGTIYSFYFGVKPLAVLLSQRSDPLTGLSRLLIMLIVINLISVMISILLSYSLNIDDQKLYLRLKWGFLPRLAKEQNSKEIKQRATKLEELILVAQPLLVRLYLVVFSILYLYIYTPIPDTSPYSRLNILVAIIQGALASMIILLIPVRNTPGRRLLEFFGVMPKNYLKISVKRTFTTFSHLFKGQFSQISLSKSDINSLLFLIALLIAFTIKMLILYNILIPNISAEVPQFAGHWTALIVRIALTVLLIRFLYLTFFTKLIASRTSKKTDELSIRATPQSYTLGTPDEPLPNQSLGAANSFLHSLHFGITSFFSSKIFLAFILIIIFLFPFRASVTGSANVTEGESLDIRSTETAVVKQIFQAGPSSIIFKKGTKILEMYSPTLSSQLSQQMQLISKLDSDIRTQRTLIQSIRTGSIKLEGENRDEELQSAYAMVQKVKSKITSLQNQIKIQNDQITKLRGLTKSGAISEFQLQNLLSSQEALTGELEGAKSELTSALADVTIAQRKQKIDQDVNSEEQLSKALDELSSAESSLKVGKIALEALEARISKLTLVMPFDGVISSNTRALLNRTVTPGETILTVKAQPLTQTNALIPEYDRARVRTKLPCVLRLYSVSDQEFKGTVSSISPSTVELDGLQYVELQIQLDDSLPTNFIGSKGYAKIDVGYTCILLNLISPITRFINVDLWSLLP, from the coding sequence TTGTCCGCATCTGAATGGGATGCCATTCTCAATGCTGATTCAAGTGGTGGTTCGGTCGACTTTCTTTTTTCTAATTGCAAGAACTTTTTTGATACATCTCGCTCTGAGATTAAGCGAGATGAATACATTTCTTGGTTATGTGAAAAAGGAATATTGCTTCCAGTTGATCCTCATCTTTATCCGACAAACTCAAAGACAGACTCATTGTCTTCGAATGGATCTACAAGTTCCTTATATCAAGCTAATGGCTCAAGAACGGATCGCACTAAGGTAACAACATCAAAGGAAGATCGTAAAATATTACTTTTCAGTTTTAATTGGATTACCTCCCGTGGACTGCTAAGACCTCCGAGAGCCTTAATCAGCCTGCAAGCTTGGCTTTTCCCTTTGACAGTAATACTGTTTGTAGGTACTATATACAGTTTTTACTTTGGGGTAAAGCCACTAGCCGTATTATTGTCACAAAGGTCTGATCCACTGACAGGTTTGTCGCGCCTCTTGATCATGTTAATTGTGATTAACTTGATCAGTGTCATGATATCTATTCTTCTGTCATATTCCCTAAATATAGATGATCAAAAGTTATATCTTAGACTAAAATGGGGCTTTTTGCCCAGATTAGCCAAAGAACAAAATAGCAAGGAAATCAAGCAACGAGCAACTAAGCTTGAAGAATTGATATTAGTCGCCCAACCACTGCTAGTACGCTTATATCTTGTTGTTTTTTCAATCCTGTATTTATATATTTATACCCCAATACCTGACACCTCACCTTATTCTCGCCTCAATATCCTAGTTGCAATCATACAAGGCGCATTGGCCAGTATGATTATTTTGCTGATACCAGTACGGAATACTCCAGGCAGAAGACTGCTTGAGTTCTTTGGGGTCATGCCTAAGAACTATCTCAAGATTTCAGTAAAGCGTACTTTTACAACATTCTCTCATCTTTTTAAGGGGCAATTCAGTCAAATATCCTTATCAAAGTCTGATATCAATAGCTTGCTTTTCCTAATTGCTTTATTGATAGCATTTACCATCAAAATGCTTATACTATACAATATTCTTATACCAAACATATCTGCTGAGGTTCCACAGTTTGCCGGTCATTGGACTGCATTAATAGTCCGGATTGCACTAACTGTTTTACTTATCCGCTTTTTATACTTAACATTTTTCACTAAACTTATAGCAAGTCGTACTTCAAAAAAAACTGATGAGTTGTCTATACGTGCTACGCCACAATCATATACATTAGGTACACCTGATGAACCATTGCCAAATCAATCCCTTGGTGCGGCAAATTCATTTCTACATTCTTTGCACTTCGGTATTACAAGTTTTTTTAGCAGCAAAATTTTCCTAGCCTTTATCCTAATTATCATATTCTTGTTTCCATTCAGGGCATCCGTAACAGGTTCTGCAAATGTAACCGAAGGTGAATCTCTTGACATACGTTCTACGGAAACGGCAGTCGTTAAACAAATCTTTCAAGCTGGACCATCATCGATTATCTTTAAAAAGGGAACAAAGATACTTGAAATGTACTCACCAACATTAAGTTCTCAGCTTAGCCAGCAGATGCAACTCATTTCAAAATTGGATTCAGATATTCGAACTCAAAGGACACTTATTCAATCTATACGCACGGGAAGTATTAAACTTGAAGGAGAGAATCGCGATGAAGAACTCCAAAGCGCATATGCAATGGTTCAGAAAGTAAAGTCAAAGATTACATCCCTACAAAATCAGATTAAGATTCAGAATGATCAAATAACCAAATTGAGAGGTTTAACAAAGTCTGGAGCAATCAGCGAATTTCAACTTCAAAACCTATTATCTTCTCAAGAAGCGCTTACAGGCGAATTAGAGGGTGCCAAAAGTGAGTTAACATCTGCTTTGGCAGATGTAACAATCGCGCAGAGAAAACAGAAAATCGATCAAGATGTAAACTCAGAAGAGCAACTATCCAAAGCTCTAGATGAATTGAGTTCAGCCGAAAGTAGCTTGAAAGTTGGCAAAATTGCATTAGAAGCTCTAGAGGCTCGTATCAGTAAGCTCACGCTTGTAATGCCTTTTGACGGAGTTATCAGTTCAAATACTAGAGCATTGTTGAACAGAACTGTAACACCAGGAGAGACAATATTAACCGTGAAAGCCCAGCCGCTAACTCAGACAAATGCCTTGATTCCTGAATATGATCGGGCACGAGTTCGTACTAAGTTGCCTTGTGTCCTGAGACTGTATTCTGTTTCGGATCAGGAATTTAAAGGTACAGTTTCATCTATTAGTCCATCAACAGTTGAGCTTGATGGCCTACAATACGTTGAACTTCAGATACAATTAGATGATAGTCTGCCTACAAATTTTATTGGATCAAAAGGTTATGCCAAAATTGATGTTGGCTATACCTGTATTCTTTTAAATCTCATATCCCCCATTACTAGGTTTATCAACGTTGATCTTTGGTCTCTCCTTCCCTAG
- a CDS encoding lipopolysaccharide assembly protein LapB has product MASVLPGHLKSTFKQVRSLIVNEKNFPEARRILAGVPDGELYAPYHVAMAAIARSESDAAVAMAHLEKALSLTPEDIRLLSRIGKLRLQEGNKVLAQEYASRALLQKPTKKLDVTALASFLQQLGDADNAAKILREAVLQNPNDTKLRRMLAIAQLQLGQLDECERNLNNCLRLDPKNHYSQILLGEILIAQGNKVRGLAVLRSADNDECPSKLKERLSIDAAECYIDLGEYSAAKDELTRVQSSNSPRFNYCWGKIQYQDKDYEFALSSLMSASKSIGPDGDSTDAPIVDPSSLTKEDQQSRCEQLIHDLAGKLEKLKTTGYGSSQSGVNQSTIFDNNDDEF; this is encoded by the coding sequence ATGGCTTCGGTGCTTCCAGGTCACTTGAAATCTACCTTTAAGCAGGTGCGCTCTCTGATCGTTAATGAGAAGAATTTTCCTGAAGCAAGGCGGATCTTGGCCGGAGTTCCTGATGGGGAACTCTACGCTCCATATCACGTAGCCATGGCTGCAATTGCTCGATCAGAAAGTGATGCCGCAGTTGCAATGGCTCACCTTGAAAAAGCACTTTCATTAACACCTGAAGACATCAGATTGCTTTCTCGTATTGGTAAGCTGAGGCTTCAAGAAGGTAATAAAGTTTTAGCACAAGAGTACGCGAGCAGGGCTCTTCTACAGAAGCCGACCAAGAAGCTGGATGTAACTGCACTAGCATCATTCTTGCAACAGCTCGGAGATGCTGATAACGCAGCCAAAATTTTACGAGAAGCAGTTCTTCAAAATCCTAACGACACAAAGCTACGCAGGATGCTTGCTATTGCTCAACTTCAGCTAGGACAGCTTGATGAATGCGAACGCAATCTTAATAACTGCTTGAGACTTGATCCGAAGAATCATTATTCACAAATCCTCCTTGGTGAAATTCTCATCGCACAGGGTAATAAAGTGCGTGGTTTGGCGGTGCTTCGTTCAGCAGACAATGATGAATGTCCTTCTAAACTCAAAGAGCGCCTATCAATTGATGCGGCTGAATGCTACATAGATCTTGGTGAATACAGTGCTGCCAAGGATGAACTTACCCGAGTGCAAAGCAGCAACAGTCCTCGCTTTAACTATTGTTGGGGTAAGATTCAATATCAAGACAAAGATTATGAATTTGCATTGTCCAGCTTGATGTCTGCTTCAAAGTCCATTGGACCAGATGGAGACTCGACCGATGCTCCAATTGTAGATCCCTCAAGCCTTACCAAAGAGGATCAGCAGAGCCGCTGTGAGCAGCTGATTCACGATTTGGCAGGAAAACTGGAAAAGTTGAAAACAACTGGATATGGATCATCTCAAAGTGGAGTGAATCAAAGTACTATATTCGATAATAATGACGATGAATTCTAA
- a CDS encoding IS5 family transposase has translation MYRRHNNGQISIKEFHLPFGGTLDPENRWVQLEGLIPWDELEETYAPQFSATIGAPAKSVRMAFGALYIKQKLGLTDEETVHQIRENAYIQFFLGFAGYTAKAPFDASMMVHFRKRFSDEDLRRINELVVQRGKEILLEALAQAADDDDHDDRDSSGGGAQLELDALIKPADWPEGKNWGTLTIDASCTPADITYPRDLKLLNEARTTTERVIDDLCSQSSGFRRHRPRYDRGLARAHFLRVAKQKRPRRRKVKAAIKHQLGYVRQNLKAIDALIGCGARLSELKRHWWQKLLACSELERQQGLLLASQTNSIPDRLVNLVQTHIRPMVRGKARAAVEFGAKISVSVQNGFPFLHRISWNPYNEGEDLIAQAEKYKLDTGSYPERICADRIYITAKNRHFCTRNGIRLSGKRLGRPPKDPDVTTAHKHQLRSDQARRNEVEGVFGSGKRKYSLDLIMARLPAGAESSISMAFVVMCAEKVLRLLRLFFVLLFGWIYSFFMAWSAIRAPEGICKPCF, from the coding sequence ATGTACCGGAGGCACAATAACGGTCAGATCTCAATCAAGGAGTTCCACCTGCCATTTGGCGGCACACTTGATCCCGAGAATCGCTGGGTTCAACTGGAGGGGCTGATCCCATGGGATGAGCTGGAAGAAACCTATGCCCCTCAATTCAGCGCCACAATTGGCGCTCCAGCCAAATCAGTGAGAATGGCCTTTGGTGCTCTCTACATCAAACAGAAGTTAGGGCTCACCGACGAAGAGACAGTCCATCAGATCAGAGAGAACGCCTATATTCAGTTCTTTCTCGGCTTTGCGGGCTACACAGCTAAGGCACCGTTTGATGCCTCGATGATGGTGCACTTTCGCAAGCGTTTTTCTGACGAGGATCTGCGCCGTATCAACGAGCTGGTGGTGCAGCGCGGCAAAGAGATCCTTCTGGAAGCACTTGCTCAGGCAGCAGACGATGACGACCATGATGATCGTGATTCCAGTGGAGGAGGCGCTCAGCTAGAACTTGATGCGTTGATCAAGCCTGCTGACTGGCCAGAAGGAAAGAATTGGGGCACTCTCACGATTGATGCCAGTTGCACTCCAGCCGACATCACCTATCCCAGAGACCTCAAGCTCCTCAACGAGGCTCGCACAACGACCGAGCGAGTCATTGATGATCTGTGCAGTCAGTCATCGGGATTCAGGAGACATCGACCTCGCTACGACCGTGGCCTTGCTCGTGCTCATTTCCTGAGAGTGGCGAAGCAAAAACGACCACGTCGCCGCAAAGTGAAGGCTGCCATTAAACATCAGCTTGGCTATGTGCGGCAGAATCTCAAGGCCATTGATGCTCTGATCGGCTGCGGGGCAAGGCTTTCCGAGCTTAAGAGGCATTGGTGGCAGAAGTTGTTGGCCTGCAGCGAGTTGGAGCGGCAACAGGGCCTTCTGCTCGCCTCTCAGACCAACAGCATTCCAGACCGCCTGGTGAATCTTGTGCAGACCCATATCCGCCCAATGGTGCGAGGCAAAGCACGTGCTGCGGTGGAGTTTGGAGCCAAAATCAGTGTTTCGGTTCAAAACGGCTTTCCGTTCTTGCACCGCATAAGCTGGAACCCCTACAACGAAGGAGAAGACCTTATCGCTCAGGCGGAAAAATACAAGCTGGATACAGGATCTTACCCAGAGCGAATCTGCGCCGACCGGATTTATATCACGGCCAAGAATAGGCATTTCTGCACGAGGAACGGTATTCGCCTCTCCGGCAAGCGATTGGGTCGCCCGCCCAAGGATCCTGATGTCACCACTGCACACAAGCACCAGCTCCGATCTGATCAAGCTCGACGCAATGAAGTGGAAGGCGTCTTTGGCTCTGGAAAGCGCAAGTATTCCCTGGATCTGATCATGGCTCGTCTACCAGCTGGTGCCGAATCCTCCATCTCGATGGCCTTTGTCGTGATGTGCGCGGAAAAGGTCTTGAGGCTGCTGCGCCTCTTTTTTGTCCTTCTTTTTGGGTGGATCTACAGCTTTTTTATGGCCTGGTCAGCGATCAGAGCGCCTGAGGGCATCTGCAAGCCATGCTTTTGA
- a CDS encoding IS3 family transposase, with translation MRKLVDHDHPELSISRQCALLGLPRSTLYYRPTPVRVSTLRIMARIDALYLEDPCSGSRRMVDYLAQDGIPISRDRVRNLMRRMGLRAIYQKPRTTVPGDPSVRFPCLVDLTQVTSVDQVWATDITYIPLQKGFLYLVAIMDLHSRHVLSWRLSNSLDTKFCLEALEMALGGGRRPEIFHSDQGCQFTSADFVARLKGERIQISWSGRKRCYDNILVERLWRTVKYEEVYLRAYSDGWDAEISLARFLWRYCHVGTPEKDSRPIGAGFVRLLRVNQAGKRGDIKSARSQKHGLQMPSGALIADQAIKKL, from the coding sequence CTGCGCAAGCTGGTCGATCACGACCACCCCGAGCTCAGCATCAGCAGGCAGTGTGCGCTGCTGGGGCTGCCTCGATCCACGCTGTACTACCGGCCGACACCGGTCCGTGTATCGACGCTGCGGATCATGGCCAGGATCGATGCTCTCTACCTGGAGGATCCCTGCAGCGGCAGCCGCCGGATGGTGGACTATCTGGCCCAAGATGGTATCCCGATCAGCCGAGATCGAGTGCGAAACCTCATGCGGCGCATGGGATTACGGGCGATCTACCAGAAGCCCCGGACGACGGTTCCAGGTGATCCGTCCGTGCGGTTCCCCTGCCTGGTGGACCTCACGCAGGTCACGTCGGTGGATCAGGTCTGGGCGACCGACATCACCTACATCCCTCTGCAGAAAGGGTTCCTCTATCTGGTGGCGATCATGGATCTCCATTCCAGGCATGTGCTCAGCTGGAGGCTCTCCAACAGCCTTGACACGAAGTTCTGTCTGGAGGCCCTGGAGATGGCCTTGGGAGGCGGCCGTAGGCCAGAGATCTTCCACTCCGATCAAGGCTGTCAGTTCACGTCCGCTGACTTTGTGGCCAGACTCAAAGGGGAGCGGATCCAGATCAGCTGGTCCGGCAGAAAGCGGTGCTACGACAACATCCTTGTTGAACGGCTGTGGAGGACTGTCAAGTACGAGGAGGTCTACCTACGGGCATACAGCGATGGCTGGGACGCTGAAATCAGCCTGGCCCGCTTCCTGTGGCGGTATTGCCATGTAGGGACTCCTGAAAAAGATTCTCGGCCCATCGGCGCCGGATTCGTCCGTTTGCTTCGCGTTAATCAGGCTGGCAAGCGCGGTGACATCAAGTCGGCCAGATCTCAAAAGCATGGCTTGCAGATGCCCTCAGGCGCTCTGATCGCTGACCAGGCCATAAAAAAGCTGTAG
- the istA gene encoding IS21 family transposase, translating to MPAPLTAQQIALYMSKRRAGSRQEVAAAAAGISVSSAHRIDAGRLQPKAAKPRGRRRPDPLAEVWEPLLLPLLERHPALTPTTLLEHLQEQKPDQDWSSLKRTLQRRVQQWKALHGPAPEVMFPLAYQPGEIGFCDFTRLKRVAITLRGEPFPHLLFHYRLAWSGWAYGQLIHGGESFVALSEGLQNALAACGGVPKELRTDRLSAASRNRDGSYALDITPRHQALCAHYGLSASRNNRGVAHENGIIEAPHGHVKRRLEQKLILRGSCDFEEPAEYAQLLAEVFCALNAPRQQRYEQELEHLGPLPAFRFADYELLTVRVRSTSTIEVRQVIYSVPPTLIGRQVMVRLHHDRLVVFLGSDWVCQLPRLYGASGGKRAWCIDLEHLIDALRAKPRALLHCRYQRYLFPDSRWWDFWQQLLVGGDRDAAARLMVEALYVAVRVASYALVLAFLEQAQRRQTLSLSALQQRFRVPPRCQSLPDPAIPQHLLATYDHLVPMPALCGGGSGAAAPAQTAETGALPQSLAAAGRSG from the coding sequence ATGCCTGCTCCCCTCACCGCTCAACAGATTGCGCTGTACATGTCCAAACGACGAGCCGGCAGCCGCCAGGAGGTGGCTGCCGCAGCGGCGGGCATTTCGGTGAGCAGTGCCCACCGCATTGATGCTGGCCGCCTCCAACCCAAAGCCGCCAAGCCCCGTGGCCGGCGGCGGCCCGATCCATTGGCTGAGGTCTGGGAGCCCCTGTTGCTGCCGCTTCTGGAGCGCCATCCAGCCCTGACGCCCACCACCCTGCTGGAGCACCTGCAGGAGCAGAAGCCAGATCAAGACTGGAGTTCGCTCAAACGCACCCTGCAGCGGCGGGTGCAGCAGTGGAAGGCCTTGCACGGTCCAGCGCCGGAGGTGATGTTCCCGCTGGCCTACCAGCCTGGAGAGATCGGCTTCTGCGATTTCACCCGGCTGAAACGGGTGGCGATCACCCTGCGCGGCGAACCATTTCCCCACCTGCTGTTCCACTACCGCCTGGCCTGGAGCGGCTGGGCTTATGGGCAACTCATCCATGGTGGCGAGAGCTTTGTCGCCCTTTCAGAAGGGCTGCAGAACGCCCTGGCCGCCTGCGGTGGGGTGCCCAAGGAGCTGCGCACCGATCGACTGTCGGCCGCCAGCCGCAATCGGGATGGCAGCTACGCCCTCGACATCACCCCCCGCCACCAGGCGCTCTGCGCCCACTACGGCCTCAGTGCCAGCCGCAATAACCGCGGCGTGGCTCACGAGAACGGCATCATCGAGGCTCCCCATGGCCATGTGAAACGTCGGCTGGAGCAGAAGCTGATCCTGCGGGGCAGCTGCGATTTCGAGGAGCCCGCCGAATACGCCCAGCTGCTCGCTGAGGTGTTCTGTGCCCTCAACGCCCCCCGGCAGCAGCGTTACGAGCAGGAGCTGGAGCACCTGGGGCCCCTGCCGGCCTTCCGCTTTGCCGACTACGAGCTGCTCACAGTGCGGGTGCGCAGCACCAGCACGATCGAGGTGCGGCAGGTGATCTACTCAGTGCCGCCCACCCTGATCGGCCGCCAGGTCATGGTGCGGCTGCACCACGACCGGCTGGTGGTGTTCCTGGGCAGCGACTGGGTCTGCCAGCTCCCCCGCCTCTATGGCGCCTCTGGTGGCAAGCGGGCCTGGTGCATCGATCTGGAGCACCTGATCGATGCCCTGCGGGCCAAGCCCCGGGCCCTGCTCCATTGCCGCTACCAGCGCTACCTCTTCCCTGATTCCCGCTGGTGGGACTTCTGGCAGCAACTCCTGGTCGGCGGTGACCGTGACGCCGCTGCCCGGCTGATGGTCGAGGCCCTGTATGTGGCGGTGCGGGTGGCCTCCTATGCGCTGGTGCTCGCCTTCCTGGAGCAGGCCCAACGCCGCCAGACCCTTTCGCTGTCGGCTCTGCAGCAGCGATTCCGCGTTCCTCCCCGTTGCCAGAGCCTCCCCGATCCCGCCATCCCCCAACACCTGCTGGCTACCTATGACCACCTCGTCCCCATGCCCGCGCTCTGCGGCGGTGGAAGCGGCGCTGCCGCTCCTGCTCAAACAGCTGAAACTGGCGCGCTTCCGCAGTCACTGGCAGCCGCTGGCCGATCAGGCTGA
- the istB gene encoding IS21-like element helper ATPase IstB, producing the protein MEAALPLLLKQLKLARFRSHWQPLADQADAQGWSPGQFLYALCEQELEQRQIARQQRLLRGAHLPWQKGLDGFDHQHLEPHHWQELQGLTRQTTWLLQAENLLLFGPSGVGKTHLAIAITMAMAAQDQACRFFPATTLVQLLQKAKAAYDLPAMLQKLDRYALLVIDDISYVRRSELETSVLFELICHRYERKSLLVTSNQPFREWDDIFPSGSMTVAAVDRLVHHCHIIGIKGESYRQKAAAARVSKDSSNPPT; encoded by the coding sequence GTGGAAGCGGCGCTGCCGCTCCTGCTCAAACAGCTGAAACTGGCGCGCTTCCGCAGTCACTGGCAGCCGCTGGCCGATCAGGCTGATGCCCAGGGCTGGAGCCCGGGCCAGTTCCTCTACGCCCTCTGTGAGCAGGAACTGGAACAACGGCAGATTGCCCGCCAGCAACGCCTGCTGCGCGGTGCCCATCTCCCGTGGCAGAAAGGTCTCGATGGCTTTGACCACCAGCACCTCGAGCCCCACCACTGGCAGGAGCTCCAAGGCCTGACGCGGCAGACCACCTGGCTCCTGCAGGCGGAGAACCTGCTGCTGTTTGGTCCCAGCGGTGTGGGCAAGACCCACCTGGCCATTGCCATCACGATGGCGATGGCGGCGCAGGACCAGGCCTGCCGCTTCTTCCCGGCCACCACGCTGGTGCAGCTGCTGCAGAAGGCCAAGGCGGCCTACGACCTGCCGGCGATGCTCCAGAAGCTCGATCGCTATGCCCTGCTGGTGATCGACGACATCTCCTACGTGCGCCGCAGCGAACTGGAGACCTCGGTGCTGTTTGAGCTGATCTGCCACCGCTACGAGCGGAAATCCCTGCTGGTGACCAGCAACCAGCCGTTCCGGGAGTGGGACGACATCTTCCCGAGCGGATCGATGACCGTGGCCGCGGTGGACCGGTTGGTGCACCACTGCCACATCATCGGGATCAAGGGCGAGAGCTACCGGCAGAAGGCAGCTGCCGCAAGGGTTTCCAAGGATTCCAGCAACCCGCCAACGTAA